In a genomic window of Thermotoga sp.:
- the gcvPB gene encoding aminomethyl-transferring glycine dehydrogenase subunit GcvPB: protein MTIFDKSKRGRRAFNLPKRKVPEYPLPECLTRRTPLRLPEVSEPDVVRHYTELARKNYAVDVGIYPLGSCTMKYNPKLNEKVASLPGFKNIHPHQPEETLQGCLQLMYDLKTMLCEITGMDDMTLQPAAGAHGELTGMLIVKKFFNDRGDTKRRKVLVPDSAHGTNPASASMVGFEVVEIRSKDGIVDVEDLKFHLDDEVAAVMLTNPNTLGLFEKDILKIAELTHESGALLYYDGANLNAIMGKVRPGDMGFDIVHLNLHKTFSTPHGMGGPGSGPVGVKRYLVDFLPFPNVEKEGDHYKFTVPKKTIGRVRSFFGNLPVLVKAYSYILTMGKDGLERASEMAVLNANYLKKKISGFLKVPCDGFCMHEFVASAEEVFKKTGVRTMDLAKRILDYGVHPPTVYFPLIVPEALMIEPTETESKETLDRYAEILEKVVKEAFENPGVLKSAPHRTPVRRVNEVLASRKPVFRWRGENETCDRNRQGT, encoded by the coding sequence AGGGCCTTCAATCTTCCGAAAAGGAAAGTGCCAGAGTACCCTCTTCCGGAGTGTCTTACCCGCCGAACACCTCTGAGATTGCCAGAGGTGAGCGAACCCGATGTTGTGAGACATTACACTGAACTCGCCCGCAAGAACTACGCGGTGGATGTGGGGATATACCCCCTTGGGTCGTGTACCATGAAGTACAACCCCAAACTGAACGAGAAGGTGGCGAGCCTTCCAGGATTCAAAAACATTCATCCTCACCAGCCTGAAGAAACACTTCAGGGATGCCTGCAATTGATGTACGATCTGAAGACGATGCTCTGTGAGATCACTGGAATGGACGACATGACACTGCAGCCCGCTGCGGGTGCCCACGGCGAGCTGACGGGAATGCTAATAGTGAAGAAGTTCTTCAACGATAGAGGTGATACAAAGAGAAGGAAGGTACTGGTGCCAGATTCCGCACACGGGACGAACCCCGCATCTGCCTCCATGGTGGGCTTCGAGGTGGTGGAGATAAGGAGCAAAGATGGTATTGTAGACGTGGAGGATCTGAAATTTCATCTGGACGATGAAGTCGCAGCAGTTATGCTCACGAATCCCAACACGCTTGGCCTCTTCGAAAAAGATATTCTGAAGATAGCAGAACTGACCCACGAGAGTGGAGCTCTGCTTTACTACGATGGGGCAAATCTCAACGCCATCATGGGTAAGGTGAGACCAGGTGACATGGGGTTCGACATCGTCCATTTGAACCTTCACAAGACGTTCTCTACGCCACATGGCATGGGAGGGCCTGGTTCTGGACCTGTCGGTGTGAAGCGATATCTGGTGGATTTTCTGCCGTTCCCGAATGTAGAGAAAGAAGGGGATCATTACAAGTTCACCGTTCCGAAGAAGACCATAGGGCGCGTGAGGAGCTTCTTTGGGAACCTCCCCGTTCTTGTCAAAGCTTACAGTTACATCCTGACGATGGGAAAGGACGGACTTGAGAGAGCAAGCGAAATGGCCGTTCTGAATGCAAACTATTTGAAAAAAAAGATCTCTGGATTCCTGAAAGTACCTTGCGATGGTTTCTGTATGCACGAATTTGTAGCAAGTGCTGAAGAGGTGTTCAAAAAAACAGGTGTCAGAACCATGGACCTGGCGAAGCGAATCCTGGACTACGGTGTCCACCCACCGACGGTGTACTTTCCCTTGATAGTTCCCGAGGCGCTGATGATAGAACCCACCGAAACAGAGAGCAAGGAAACGCTGGACAGATACGCTGAGATCCTCGAAAAGGTGGTTAAGGAGGCGTTCGAGAATCCAGGTGTTTTGAAGAGTGCTCCTCACAGAACGCCCGTTCGGAGGGTGAACGAGGTGCTCGCCTCGAGAAAACCTGTTTTCAGATGGAGGGGAGAAAATG